GCAAAAAGAAAAAGAGTAGGATTAAAAGAAATATTTAAAGCGCAAAAAAAATAAAAAAGGATGAAATGTGGAAGATTTTTTTGAAATTCCAAAATGGCTTATCGATTTTTCAGATAAGGTTGATAAAAAAATTGTAATCCCGCTAATTAAAAAAAGCATCAATGCTTTATCTAAATGGCTTAATAAAAAAGTAGATGACTATGTTGTTGTATCTAAATGGAAAGAAACCGCCCTTGACGATTTTAAAGTTTGGCTCTCGGAACTAAGCTATATACCTTCTTCAGATGAAGAAGACGACGAAACTTCCGAAATGGTATCATGTGATCTTTATACGCTGCTTTCAGAATTTGCTGCATTAAGGCAGGAAATTAAAATGCAAAACAGGGAACAAAATAAAACTATACAAATGTTTTCAACTTTTCTTGAATCCTACAATCATACTGTAGAAACTTTTAAGGAACAAAATAGTAATATCCAAGAGCTCGAAGAAAGAATAAGAAAAAACTGCGAAGAAAA
This region of Desulfobacterales bacterium genomic DNA includes:
- the grpE gene encoding nucleotide exchange factor GrpE — its product is MEDFFEIPKWLIDFSDKVDKKIVIPLIKKSINALSKWLNKKVDDYVVVSKWKETALDDFKVWLSELSYIPSSDEEDDETSEMVSCDLYTLLSEFAALRQEIKMQNREQNKTIQMFSTFLESYNHTVETFKEQNSNIQELEERIRKNCEEKMVIPFLDVRDSLVRGHESCKSLKNTKFLIFGSSHKIDTIIQGYEIALRKFDRSLEDVGVKIIKSIGNSFDPKIMKAVGTKSISGMEKGIVVEEYLTGFMRGEKILRLAEVIVNE